TTAATTATTCGAAGATGGCACTACCAAAATCTCATATTGCTATTCTTTCGTTGAGGGGCATATCTTTACTTTTCCTATTAATATCATTCGTAATCCTTATTAACAACGGTACTCACTATAAAACAGTTGGCCAAGAAAATTACTTCTTTGATGGGCTGGGAAGCTACAGGTAAGCACTGAAAAATTCATTTACACCACCATTACGGTAATTATCTTTAGATATTTTCTTTGCAGTGGTccattactattatttttatggaTAATTCAATAACCATGGTCCATTAttaattgagtttaattttacagtaattattattatttttttattttatacaaagaATACTTATTTGGTATTAGAAATATATAACTAAGAGTGTAATAACTTAATGTTACAACTTGctcttattttttaggaaaaccAAGATTCATAtcctcattatttttttttttataaaagatagaatttctactctagcctaatttaagtgtatatatgtatgaagcTCCCTCATGCAAACTTGAATTCCGATCCTTATTCAtacaccctacaagcatttatacttgtaaagtgaccacTACACCAAGGGGGAGCGGTGGTCATAtcctcattttttattattgtaaatatcatatatatatatattagaattagCAGTAATTCTAAATTGGCACACTAAAAACAGCCTTGAAATATTCATTCTAATGAAAAAATATGAATGGTTactgaaaaaaaattaacaatttaaattttcatgttAAATTGCAGCTACATGTTTGGTGCAACCATCATCGGCATTGGATATGCCGTCTTGCAAACAATTGTATTTGTAATCTTCCAAATCATAATGAAGAGCGATAAATGCATTGTATTTACATTTTATGCTGACAAGGTATACAATCATCATATATATTGTTATCGTACTAATTTCATTTTGACatgaaatatttgggttttttaggcttattttgtgtttaaatagcttccaattataattaatatttttttaaagttggcATTACGCATTTCAAGTTTCACATttgcaaaagagaaaaaggaaacatCATAACTTATCCTTTGATCAAAGGATAAAGTTTTCTTCTATACCAATTTGAAAGTATCTCCTGCTATTAGTACTAAACTTTAGAAGAGTCACCATTTATAAGGCCACTCGtggtataataataaaaactattttagcaaaaaaaaaaaacccatgtaacaactttgttatatttgaaatttagagtTTGACATTGAATGGCCTTGGCAGGCTATATCATACCTATTACTCAGTGCAGCAGCAGCAGGAATTGATGCTAGCAGAGAGACAAAGAAAATCTTAATTGTTACAGACAACGATTTAGATCTTTACAACAGTTTCAAGAATTACTTAAGTAAGGGATTTGCAGCAGCTAATCTCCTTCTCCCTGCATTTGTATGCATGGCGATATTGTCAATTCTCTCTTCCTATGCATTGGCAAAGAAAATTTAGGGGTTGATTAATTAAGTTGTTATTAATAAAAGTTTCTTTTGTGTGGTTTTCTCTATTCTTCTGTCTACTAGCTAGCCTAGTTTTCTTGTAGAACTTAGATTTTGTGAAATAATTGTTGTCATTGTATGTTACATATTCTGCTTCTATAAGCCTAAGTTGTATTAATTGGTACTAGAGCCATGTTGTACCACATCAGCTAGCCCCATGATtcgtatattttatttttattcatatatgGTTTAATAAACGACTCCTCGACTCTTCACTAACGTGTTTTTAAGAACCATATTGAGATTTTATGCATGAATGTAAATCATACAACTTAATGTTAGAGTTTGACTCAAATTCTTACTCATTTAGAATTTGATTCAAATTTCCCATTCTGATTTGCTTTGGAAGCTGTCTTTTCTAATAAGGAATAAACGTTGGAGCACTAAATATATGCTCTACTCTTAAGGGATTTTGTGGCTTTGGCCCAAAATCCTTAAATGGAGAGACTTTGAATTAGTTTGAGAAAGCTCTAAAGAGATTTTGTGATTGAGCGTATAAACACTTTTGTAACATACGTAATTCTCAAACAACCTAAAATCTTGTAGGTAATAATAGTATCTATATTTAGGTTGTGTTtatttagatataaaaaatttctcagGTAcgcgtttttttatttttttgggtttttggtccaaataaaaatatttgtcaaATCAAAACTATTCTATGTTTAACACGCATTTTTTACGCCAAAGggtgtaagagcatccacaccagctcctccattttacacattcacttttacactaaaaacccactttttctattttacacatttaattttacaaaacctccacatcagttcatctatcctaccaccatttttaattaaataattaattttctttaatattttattattttcccccAACTACCTCTTAAATTaccgctctctctctctcccaactcatttctcacttttgctctctctctctagacccatctctcagactctccctctccctctccctctccatcaACTACCTCTCCGATCACCAGCTCAGATCACCATCCGCGAGTCCGATCGGCGAGCTCAGATCACCATCCGCGAGCTTCAATTGCGATCTGCGAGCTCTGATCGGCGATCTGCAAGCTCCGATCGCGAcctgcgagctccgatcggcgatccgagagctccgatcgcgatccgcgagctccgatcgacgatccgcgagctccgatcgcgatccgcgagctccgatcgcgatccgcgagctccgatcggcgaTCCGCCAGCTCCGATCGCGATTCGCTAGCTCTGATCGCCGATCCgccagctccgatccagcgtccgcgagctccgatccacgacAAGACCCACGAAATATGCAATATTGTATCAGAGAGGGGTGGATCATGAGTCTGTTGAAaacggatcagagagagaaaaaaaggagcgaaggagaaataataaaatattgtataaataagctacagtaaccgtgtaaatatacacggtactgtagctcgggaatggttttacactattttacccagttttagctccactgatgtagctcaaaatgtgtaaaattgaaaaaattttgcattatacatgattatccacccactgatgtggatgctctaagacaATAGAACACCCCAGGCTCACTACACTACCCAACATACCACCACGCCCTTCTCCTTTCCCAAATACCATTGCCACAGCCTACAACCTTTGTCAAATCACCCCCTTCACTTATGATCCACCCCTCTCTGTCAACCCACTTAAAGGACAGTAAATTACCTAAACTATGAAGGTGGTAGCATCCAATATGAGAGTCTGGACATCAAATATATCACATCACATCACATCACATGCGTGAAATATGCAATGAAAACAAATCTATGATCTActtcatatatttaatattcacAAATAAGCATGAATCTAAAaattgtagagagagagagagagaagagtacCCTCGGTGCACCtaatttgaaaaacaagaaaagctTTACCAATTTTTTGATTGTACCGCGACCAAATATGTATTGACCCCCTTGATaacttaatcaattaatttagccaagtgaaattaattagattcaattacgtgcaatgagcgtggtagcacaaacaaatcaccaactaaattaaatgcagcggaaaataaatttgataaaatgatttgtttacgaatgggaaaaatcACTGAGGCAAAACCATACTGGATaaatttaagatcaccactcccaaaaatccactattatcaaatgatgcgaaccccaatcgacacgctttgagacccaacaaaaatattggaatacttgcccaagaaagctaaaattcagatttttgatagaaaccctgacccaacgtttataagagaaacgcgaaccaaaggtataagttgaccttgacccaatgattataaagattcacgaaccaaaggtataaagtttgaacgccacaaggaagaatccttgataagttcatagttcttgaagaaccaaaagagagcaaagtctcaccttttctgatttttattcaataatattatgaaaaacgtttacaaacttcagatcctatttaagggctccataaaacttgacagacaagaaaatatattctaaaataactcctaattgataccttaccataccaggaatcaagtttgacctaaaaagtattaaatgcacctaaaaacaacgaaaatacataaaaaacgtactaaataataaaaccctaaataaaagttgatttggtctgaaattagcagacccaaaataggaaaaaatctgccttaactgatatagagctggaaagtcaatcagccattaattcacgccataaatcactcccaattaagccaaatcagccctaaatagcttgaattaaatttattacgctttcatcttcctttgggccaagcttggaatgtcctgcgttagaatcaacccaaatctcttgaatcagcccattaagtgcttctttgatcttcttggatcttgctcttgtaataggctcaactggaacatgcaatggatccttgaatgcttgttgattatcatcattccccctctcttcaaaaggattcgtcctcgaatcgtcacctacatcaaaaagagaaagatcagaaacattaaatgtagcactaatgttatactcacctggaagatccaacttgtatgcattatcattgattctcttaAGGAcatgaaatggaccatcccctctaggatgcaacttagaccgcctacgagctggaaatctttcttttctcacatgcacccaaacccaatcacctggttcaaagaggacttgtcgacggcccttgttggctttggtcgcacattactcatttttcttctctatatgttgccgtacactttcatggagtttcttcaccatctcagccttcttttcaccatccaaactagtcatttcattaactggtaaaggtaacaaatccaaaggtgttagtggattaaaaccataaacaatctcaaatggtgaaaaattagtagtagaatgaacactctgattatatgcaaactcaatgaatggcaaacgatcctcccaatttttcaagttcttctgaattatagtatgtaattcctcaacttgactttgaagttcctttgtctccttcggattactcctataggctggtcggttaggaattgttgcacctggcacaaaatcaatagGTCGCAacccactaggaacatcattaggaaacacgtcttCAAATTCCTGtaacaaagacacaacaaca
This portion of the Castanea sativa cultivar Marrone di Chiusa Pesio chromosome 7, ASM4071231v1 genome encodes:
- the LOC142642664 gene encoding CASP-like protein 4D1, yielding MALPKSHIAILSLRGISLLFLLISFVILINNGTHYKTVGQENYFFDGLGSYSYMFGATIIGIGYAVLQTIVFVIFQIIMKSDKCIVFTFYADKAISYLLLSAAAAGIDASRETKKILIVTDNDLDLYNSFKNYLSKGFAAANLLLPAFVCMAILSILSSYALAKKI